The following coding sequences are from one Musa acuminata AAA Group cultivar baxijiao chromosome BXJ2-4, Cavendish_Baxijiao_AAA, whole genome shotgun sequence window:
- the LOC135611377 gene encoding COBRA-like protein 10, producing MSSPRRPPRAVLLLAVSFITLAISAAVRAQEDYDYDEKVNPPPAAQDRCIGVFLTYTFISRTKEYPHVKNASAQSYAFKSTAAVLNTMTTDLPAWNMFIGFQHHEILVSASGAVITDGTDFPVNVENGTSLSGFPQTDLMNAIDTAGDLSQIRVEMHFTGTQFGVKPPGTPMPRTIKLLNDGYKCPAPTKKGSQMYVCCVKDPKFKAKKTEETRFLPRRYGDLTIAYDVLRSYDSNYMAQITIDNNHPLGRLDNWNLTWEWKRGEFINTMKGAYTLRKDISDCIYGEAGNYYQSLDFSTVMNCEKKPIIVDLPPEKEKDDALGNIPYCCKNGTLLPPTMNITQSKAIFQLQVYKLPPDLNRTVFYPPQNWKINGFINPNYVCGPPIRVSPMEFPDPNGLMSETEAIASWQIVCNITRPKSKHSRCCVTYSAFYNESVVPCNTCACGCSEDAACNPDATALLLPPEALLVPSENRTAKAKAWASINHRHVPNPLPCWDNCGVSINWHIVSNYRKGWTARITLFNWADYTFKNWFVALEMDKFYRGYEKVYSFNGTKLQGPGRLNKTIFLQGLEGLNYLIAETDGKDPSVDPRVPGKQQSVISFTKKETPGINIVKGDGFPTRLYFNGQECELPDDIPTASGPRHSVSQLAVVLFTVVALLSTVDYF from the exons ATGTCATCGCCTCGGCGACCGCCAAGAGCTGTCCTCCTCCTTGCGGTCTCCTTCATCACCTTAGCCATCTCCGCAGCCGTACGCGCGCAGGAGGACTACGACTACGACGAGAAGGTCAACCCGCCGCCGGCGGCCCAGGACAGATGCATTGGCGTCTTCCTCACCTACACCTTCATCTCGCGCACCAAGGAGTATCCGCACGTGAAGAACGCGTCGGCCCAGTCGTACGCGTTCAAGTCCACGGCCGCCGTACTGAACACCATGACCACGGACCTCCCGGCATGGAATATGTTCATCGGGTTTCAGCACCATGAGATTTTGGTGTCGGCGTCCGGGGCGGTGATAACCGACGGGACCGATTTCCCGGTTAATGTCGAGAATGGCACGTCCTTGTCGGGATTCCCGCAGACTGATCTCATGAATGCCATCGATACCGCGGGGGACTTGTCCCAGATTCGGGTAGAGATGCATTTCACGGGGACGCAGTTCGGGGTGAAGCCACCCGGGACCCCGATGCCAAGGACGATCAAGTTGCTTAACGATGGATATAAGTGTCCTGCACCCACCAAAAAAG GGAGCCAGATGTATGTTTGCTGCGTGAAAGACCCCAAATTCAAGGCTAAAAAAACGGAGGAAACCCGATTCCTTCCGCGCCGGTACGGCGACCTCACCATCGCCTACGATGTACTCCGGTCCTATGACAGCAACTATATGGCTCAAATCACCATCGACAATAACCACCCTCTAGGCCGCCTCGACAATTGGAACCTCACTTGGGAGTGGAAGCGGGGAGAGTTCATCAACACCATGAAAGGAGCCTACACCCTGAGGAAAGACATCTCAGACTGCATCTACGGTGAAGCCGGCAACTACTACCAGAGCTTGGACTTCTCCACCGTCATGAACTGCGAAAAGAAGCCCATCATTGTGGATCTCCCTCCCGAGAAAGAAAAAGACGATGCACTTGGGAACATTCCCTATTGTTGCAAGAATGGGACCCTCCTCCCCCCTACCATGAATATAACCCAGTCCAAGGCGATTTTCCAGCTTCAGGTTTACAAGCTCCCGCCGGACCTTAACCGTACCGTCTTCTATCCTCCTCAGAATTGGAAGATCAATGGCTTCATCAATCCGAATTACGTGTGTGGCCCTCCTATCAGAGTGAGTCCCATGGAGTTTCCAGATCCGAACGGTCTCATGTCGGAAACCGAAGCTATTGCCAGTTGGCAAATAGTCTGCAACATCACCAGGCCCAAGAGCAAGCATTCTCGATGCTGCGTCACCTACTCCGCTTTCTACAACGAGTCGGTCGTCCCCTGCAACACCTGTGCGTGCGGCTGCTCGGAGGACGCGGCGTGCAACCCCGACGCAACTGCATTGCTTCTCCCGCCGGAAGCTCTTCTGGTCCCCTCCGAGAACCGGACGGCCAAGGCCAAAGCGTGGGCCAGCATCAATCATCGCCACGTCCCCAATCCGTTACCTTGTTGGGACAACTGTGGCGTCAGCATCAACTGGCATATAGTGTCCAACTACAGAAAAGGATGGACTGCGAGGATCACCTTGTTCAACTGGGCTGACTACACCTTCAAGAACTGGTTCGTGGCGTTGGAGATGGATAAATTCTATCGGGGCTACGAGAAAGTGTATTCCTTCAATGGCACAAAGCTACAAGGCCCCGGAAGACTCAACAAGACCATCTTTCTTCAGGGACTGGAGGGTCTCAACTATCTGATAGCGGAAACAGATGGAAAGGACCCAAGCGTGGATCCGAGAGTACCTGGGAAGCAACAATCGGTGATTTCATTCACCAAGAAGGAAACTCCCGGTATCAACATCGTGAAGGGGGATGGTTTTCCTACCAGGCTGTACTTCAACGGACAGGAGTGCGAGCTTCCGGATGACATACCCACAGCATCCGGACCGCGGCATAGCGTTAGCCAACTAGCAGTAGTTCTATTTACAGTCGTGGCGCTTCTTTCCACGGTGGATTACTTTTGA